In Candidatus Dependentiae bacterium, the following proteins share a genomic window:
- the mnmG gene encoding tRNA uridine-5-carboxymethylaminomethyl(34) synthesis enzyme MnmG, with the protein MNSANQSFDVIVVGGGHAGVEAAYASAKMGCKTLLLTLDKNKIGLMPCNPSVGGVGKGHIVFEISALGGLMPQMCSKTYLQARMLNTKKGPAVQGLRLQIDKDAYSALASKTLQSTPNLIILAEMVDEVMVDEFGSVRGIRCESGTIFDSKQVILTTGTFLNGLIHVGEKNYPAGRRDEKAATQLSNFLTKLNLRLGRLKTGTPPRLLTSTIDFSQLEKQETETLDSLFEFDPIEVKNTHDCYIARTNENTHQIIRNNLHRSAMYSGNIKGVGPRYCPSVEDKISRFTDKNSHHIFVEPETNEYVEAYPSGISTSLPEDVQSDFIHSIAGFENAKIAKFGYAVEYDFVHPDQLSHGLEVKSIPGLFLAGQINGTTGYEEAAGQGIIAGINAALKHKQEPPFILGRHESYIGIMIDDLVTLGVDEPYRMFTSRAEHRLMLRQDNTFLRLMPKAYDLGLIEEDLYQRFLSERCELEKMIEEIDKKFNNSKMAEFLKLEPTALELAQILGYKTSSRNALSILSHVKYKDYIKRELSEIEKVNKYKNLPLPQEELIKSCPGISIELKQKLIRHKPATIAQAGLIPGITPAAIALLILLARKPELMKKNDLY; encoded by the coding sequence ATGAATAGTGCAAACCAATCTTTTGATGTAATCGTCGTTGGTGGCGGACATGCTGGCGTTGAAGCCGCATACGCCTCTGCAAAAATGGGCTGCAAAACCCTACTGCTCACTCTTGATAAAAATAAAATTGGCCTCATGCCTTGCAACCCTTCCGTGGGTGGCGTTGGCAAAGGTCATATTGTTTTTGAAATCAGTGCGCTGGGGGGACTTATGCCACAGATGTGCAGCAAGACTTATCTGCAAGCACGAATGCTCAACACAAAGAAAGGCCCTGCGGTTCAAGGACTTCGCTTACAAATTGACAAAGACGCCTACTCTGCCCTTGCAAGCAAAACACTGCAAAGCACACCAAATTTAATTATTTTAGCTGAAATGGTTGATGAGGTAATGGTTGACGAATTTGGATCTGTGCGCGGAATTCGTTGCGAGTCTGGAACCATTTTTGATAGCAAACAAGTGATCTTAACAACGGGTACTTTTTTAAACGGCCTCATTCATGTTGGTGAAAAAAACTATCCAGCTGGTCGTCGCGATGAAAAAGCAGCAACACAACTTTCAAACTTTTTAACAAAATTAAATCTTAGACTTGGACGCCTTAAAACTGGAACTCCTCCAAGACTTTTGACAAGCACCATAGATTTTTCACAGCTTGAAAAACAGGAAACAGAGACGCTTGATAGCTTATTTGAATTTGATCCTATCGAAGTAAAAAACACGCACGATTGCTACATTGCAAGAACAAATGAAAATACTCATCAAATAATTCGCAACAATTTGCACAGATCTGCTATGTACAGTGGGAACATCAAAGGCGTTGGGCCAAGATATTGCCCTTCTGTTGAAGATAAGATTTCTAGATTCACAGATAAAAACAGTCATCACATCTTTGTAGAACCTGAAACAAATGAGTATGTCGAAGCTTACCCGAGTGGTATTTCAACTTCGCTACCAGAAGACGTACAATCTGATTTCATTCATTCAATTGCTGGTTTTGAAAATGCAAAAATTGCCAAGTTTGGCTACGCGGTAGAATATGACTTTGTTCACCCTGATCAGCTCAGCCATGGACTTGAAGTAAAATCAATTCCAGGTCTTTTTCTGGCGGGACAAATTAACGGAACTACCGGATACGAAGAAGCCGCCGGTCAAGGAATTATTGCTGGAATAAACGCTGCATTAAAACACAAACAAGAACCTCCATTTATCCTGGGGCGACATGAAAGCTACATTGGTATCATGATTGACGACCTTGTAACCCTTGGCGTTGATGAGCCTTACAGAATGTTTACATCCCGAGCAGAACATCGATTGATGCTACGACAAGACAATACATTTTTAAGACTCATGCCCAAAGCGTATGACCTTGGACTTATTGAAGAGGATTTATATCAAAGATTTTTAAGCGAGCGATGCGAACTTGAAAAAATGATTGAAGAGATCGATAAAAAATTTAACAATTCAAAAATGGCTGAGTTTTTAAAACTAGAACCAACAGCCCTAGAACTTGCTCAAATACTTGGATACAAAACATCTTCTCGCAACGCTCTTTCAATTTTATCCCATGTAAAATACAAAGATTACATCAAGCGAGAGCTCAGCGAAATTGAAAAAGTTAATAAATATAAAAATTTACCATTGCCACAAGAAGAGCTTATAAAAAGCTGTCCTGGCATTTCTATTGAACTAAAACAAAAATTAATACGCCACAAGCCTGCAACGATTGCTCAGGCTGGACTTATTCCAGGCATCACTCCCGCAGCAATCGCGTTACTTATTTTATTGGCTCGCAAGCCCGAATTGATGAAAAAAAATGATCTATATTAA
- a CDS encoding ABC-F family ATP-binding cassette domain-containing protein — protein sequence MIYIKNLELQFGKQVVFNEINCTVNKQDRVGLVGRNGTGKSTLLKIIAGQMGVDGGEIDIQRGAKVAYMPQEVVIASDKSVVDEMMATFEYLYDMAQEKLALEEIIHHSPTAQQVNRYAELEHELMEHSFDSKKAQAQKILTGLGFDDRKQAQLVNQLSVGWRMRVVLAKLLIQEADFYLFDEPTNHLDLSTKNWFLHFLKQGDFGYMLVCHDRHFLEEACNKTFELSLGKLTVYHGNYTFYLEQKKMRTEALVQAYEQQQREIKHKQSIVDRFRASATKASMAQSMIKAIDKIERIELERKPKTMSLRTQPVQRSGQQVLIVKDVSYGFDRPLFKDVSFEVQRGDKVALVAPNGTGKTTLFNLIAGKLKLQKGTVEFGHNVVSALFDQDQERVLDPHKTIVQEVTSACPKMTEAQIRATLGALLFSGDDVKKLTSVLSGGERNRVAMSKIILSNANLFLLDEPTNHLDIESKEVILESLQGFEGTILFVSHDQYFTNKLATKVVELTETGVTLFFGNYESYLNTKEAVQGNREAKEEKKSNSGPAVKSENKKDLFLMQKKAKNMKNKISNLERQIPTILANIGNVVYGSDEFNKLQDDLKKAQTDLATTTKDWEELQTQIDKG from the coding sequence ATGATCTATATTAAAAATCTTGAACTGCAATTTGGTAAACAAGTTGTTTTTAACGAAATTAATTGCACAGTAAATAAACAAGATCGCGTAGGGCTTGTTGGTAGAAACGGAACAGGAAAATCAACGCTTCTAAAAATTATCGCTGGTCAAATGGGCGTTGATGGTGGCGAAATCGACATTCAGCGTGGCGCAAAAGTAGCTTACATGCCACAAGAAGTTGTGATCGCTTCAGACAAAAGCGTTGTTGATGAAATGATGGCAACGTTTGAATATCTGTACGATATGGCACAAGAAAAACTAGCCCTTGAAGAAATCATTCACCATAGCCCAACAGCTCAACAGGTAAATCGCTATGCAGAGCTAGAGCACGAACTTATGGAGCACAGCTTTGACTCAAAAAAAGCACAAGCTCAAAAAATTCTAACGGGTCTTGGTTTTGACGATAGAAAACAGGCTCAACTCGTAAACCAGCTCAGCGTTGGTTGGAGAATGCGCGTTGTTCTTGCAAAATTACTTATACAAGAAGCTGATTTTTATCTTTTTGACGAACCAACAAACCACCTTGATCTGTCTACTAAAAATTGGTTCTTACACTTTTTAAAACAAGGTGACTTTGGATACATGCTTGTTTGTCACGATAGACACTTTTTAGAAGAAGCGTGTAATAAAACATTTGAACTTTCACTTGGAAAACTAACTGTTTACCACGGAAACTACACTTTCTATCTTGAACAAAAAAAGATGCGCACCGAAGCTCTTGTACAAGCATATGAACAGCAACAGCGTGAAATAAAACACAAGCAAAGTATCGTTGATCGCTTTAGGGCTAGTGCAACAAAAGCTTCTATGGCTCAAAGTATGATCAAGGCTATTGATAAAATTGAGCGAATAGAGCTTGAACGCAAACCAAAGACTATGTCGCTAAGAACTCAGCCGGTACAAAGATCTGGTCAACAAGTTTTAATTGTAAAAGATGTTTCATACGGATTTGACAGACCTCTTTTTAAAGATGTTTCATTTGAAGTTCAACGTGGGGACAAAGTCGCACTAGTTGCTCCAAACGGAACTGGTAAAACAACGCTTTTCAATTTAATAGCTGGTAAATTAAAACTACAAAAAGGAACCGTTGAATTCGGACACAACGTTGTTTCTGCCCTTTTTGATCAAGATCAAGAACGCGTTTTGGATCCTCACAAAACTATTGTCCAAGAAGTAACGAGCGCTTGTCCGAAAATGACAGAAGCTCAAATTCGAGCAACCCTTGGAGCACTTCTATTTTCTGGCGACGATGTTAAAAAATTAACAAGCGTGCTCAGCGGTGGAGAAAGAAACCGTGTTGCGATGTCTAAGATTATTTTAAGCAATGCAAATCTATTTTTGCTTGATGAACCGACAAACCACCTTGATATTGAATCTAAAGAAGTGATCCTAGAATCTTTACAGGGATTTGAAGGGACAATTCTTTTTGTTTCTCACGATCAATATTTTACAAACAAGCTCGCTACAAAAGTAGTTGAACTTACTGAAACTGGCGTAACCCTTTTCTTTGGAAACTATGAAAGCTATCTAAACACAAAAGAAGCTGTTCAGGGAAATCGAGAAGCCAAAGAAGAAAAAAAATCAAATAGTGGACCGGCTGTAAAATCTGAAAATAAAAAAGATCTATTTCTTATGCAAAAAAAAGCTAAGAACATGAAAAATAAAATTAGCAATTTAGAGCGTCAAATTCCAACGATTTTAGCAAATATTGGAAATGTAGTTTATGGATCTGATGAGTTTAACAAGCTTCAAGACGACTTAAAAAAAGCTCAAACAGACTTAGCTACAACGACTAAAGACTGGGAAGAGCTACAAACGCAAATTGATAAAGGCTAG
- the lgt gene encoding prolipoprotein diacylglyceryl transferase — MSINPIFLHIWGPLSIHAYGVFIALGTCIFAMLLFNDEKTKKIISTDELATFIQLFILSGYFGGRIWSMLSEPEPIDDYLLLLKFWEPGLSVLGGILLIVITLSTYAYIKKIPILQLGDRICLYAPITQAFGRIGCFFAGCCYGKALKSWWAVTYTHPCHMAPLNQSLHPTQLYSSFLLFSIFLYLFFIAQKKFKKDGMIFCIYILCVNLERIVIDFIRDDRTFTSKTGISSLISINQWLAIFVSIGAILCMICITKWTKKTDGSI, encoded by the coding sequence ATGTCAATAAATCCAATATTTTTACACATATGGGGCCCGTTATCAATACACGCCTATGGAGTATTTATTGCCCTTGGAACATGTATCTTTGCGATGCTTCTTTTCAACGACGAAAAAACAAAAAAAATAATTTCTACTGATGAATTAGCAACATTCATTCAGCTATTTATACTATCTGGTTATTTTGGCGGAAGAATATGGAGTATGCTTTCAGAGCCAGAACCGATTGATGATTATTTACTTTTATTAAAGTTTTGGGAGCCGGGACTTTCTGTGCTTGGTGGAATTTTGCTAATCGTTATAACCCTATCTACTTATGCATACATAAAAAAAATTCCAATTTTACAACTTGGAGATCGTATCTGCCTATATGCTCCGATCACGCAAGCATTTGGAAGAATAGGATGTTTTTTTGCTGGATGTTGCTATGGAAAAGCTCTTAAGTCTTGGTGGGCGGTAACTTATACACATCCTTGTCATATGGCGCCACTGAATCAATCTTTGCATCCAACTCAACTTTATAGCAGCTTTCTTCTCTTTAGCATCTTTTTATATTTATTTTTCATAGCTCAAAAAAAATTTAAAAAAGATGGTATGATTTTTTGCATATATATTTTATGTGTGAACCTAGAGCGAATAGTTATTGATTTTATTCGAGATGATAGAACTTTTACATCAAAAACTGGGATTTCCTCATTAATTTCTATAAATCAATGGCTTGCTATTTTTGTAAGCATTGGGGCAATTTTATGCATGATATGCATAACAAAGTGGACAAAAAAAACAGATGGATCTATTTAA